The following coding sequences are from one Sciurus carolinensis chromosome 11, mSciCar1.2, whole genome shotgun sequence window:
- the Myod1 gene encoding myoblast determination protein 1, translating into MELLSPPLRDVDLTGPDGSLCSFTTADDFYDDPCFDSPDLRFFEDLDQRLVHVGALLKPEEHSHFPSAVLPAPGAREDEHVRAPSGHHQAGRCLLWACKACKRKTTNADRRKAATMRERRRLSKVNEAFETLKRCTSSNPNQRLPKVEILRNAIRYIEGLQALLRDQDAAPPGATAFYAPGPLPPGRGGEHYSGDSDASSPRSNCSDGMMDYSGPPSGARRRNCYDGAYYNETPSEPRPGKSAAVSSLDCLSSIVERISTESPAAPALLLTDAPPESPPRQEAADSSEGERGTPTPSPEAAPQCPAGANPNPIYQVL; encoded by the exons ATGGAGCTACTGTCGCCCCCGCTCCGAGACGTGGACTTGACGGGCCCCGACGGCTCTCTCTGCTCTTTTACCACAGCCGACGACTTCTACGACGACCCGTGTTTTGACTCCCCGGACCTGCGCTTTTTCGAGGACCTGGACCAGCGCCTCGTGCACGTGGGCGCGCTCCTAAAGCCGGAGGAGCATTCGCACTTCCCTTCAGCTGTGCTCCCGGCCCCTGGCGCTCGCGAGGATGAGCATGTGCGTGCGCCCAGCGGGCACCACCAGGCGGGTCGCTGCCTACTGTGGGCCTGCAAGGCTTGCAAGCGCAAGACTACCAACGCAGACCGACGCAAGGCTGCCACCATGCGTGAGCGGCGCCGCCTGAGCAAAGTTAATGAGGCCTTTGAGACGCTCAAGCGCTGCACGTCCAGCAACCCCAACCAGCGGCTGCCCAAGGTAGAGATCCTGCGCAATGCCATCCGCTACATCGAGGGCCTTCAGGCTCTGCTGCGCGACCAAGACGCCGCGCCCCCTGGTGCCACCGCCTTCTACGCGCCGGGCCCGTTGCCTCCAGGCCGAGGCGGCGAGCACTACAGCGGCGACTCAGACGCGTCCAGCCCACGCTCCAACTGCTCTGACGGCATG ATGGACTATAGCGGCCCCCCAAGCGGCGCCCGGCGGCGGAACTGCTACGACGGCGCCTACTACAATGAGACACCCAGCG AGCCCAGGCCCGGAAAGAGTGCTGCGGTGTCCAGCCTCGACTGCCTGTCCAGCATTGTGGAGCGCATCTCTACGGAGAGTCCGGCGGCGCCCGCGCTCCTGCTGACTGATGCGCCACCAGAGTCACCTCCGCGCCAAGAGGCAGCCGACTCCAGTGAGGGCGAGCGTGGGACCCCTACCCCGTCCCCGGAAGCCGCACCGCAGTGCCCTGCGGGCGCGAACCCCAACCCGATCTACCAGGTGCTCTGA